The following DNA comes from Gordonia zhaorongruii.
CCGAATCCGCCTCGACGTGCTCGTCGAAGAAGATGCGCGCGTCCGCGCCGATTCCGAGGCGACGGAGGCCGCGACTGTACTCGCGGCTGGGGATCGCCGAAGTCATTTCCACTACGCACAGATGCCCGATCAACTCGTGAATTCGCGAGCGATGCAATCCGAAGTACGAGAGAACGTTCACCGCGGTCAGTGTCCGAACCGGAATCGCATTCAGATAATGGGCGTACTCCGAATTCAATCCGAGACCGCGCATGAGTGCGGCATACAGCGTCGCGTGCATGTAATCGAGTCGGCCACCACCGTATTCGTCCATCTGCACTTCGATCAGTCCGGCTTTCGCACGTCCGTGTAAACGCGGAATAGCGAACGTGTGCACGTCGGCTTCTCGAAGCTGATTCAGGGAGCGATGAATGACGACCTCGCGGAACTGCTCGATGGTCGCCGAACGCGCCATGTACTTCGCGAGCGGCGGGCCGTCGGACGATTCGCCGGTCCGGAACAACGCCTGCGTCACGTCGCCGGGATCGTCCACCGAACCGACGAGGTCGTCCAGCGCAGCGCCGACGTGC
Coding sequences within:
- a CDS encoding iron-containing redox enzyme family protein, with amino-acid sequence MPMPTPRGPVSGCLIAALEDPLRSRDDLHLAVDDAVTATVDILADDDLQLALTLLYELHLRGIEGIDDAAEWDVDLLAVRAQIEQHVGAALDDLVGSVDDPGDVTQALFRTGESSDGPPLAKYMARSATIEQFREVVIHRSLNQLREADVHTFAIPRLHGRAKAGLIEVQMDEYGGGRLDYMHATLYAALMRGLGLNSEYAHYLNAIPVRTLTAVNVLSYFGLHRSRIHELIGHLCVVEMTSAIPSREYSRGLRRLGIGADARIFFDEHVEADSVHEQLIVREVAGTLGTTPEARIGLLRGALICSAVEGLATRHIWDSWEDGRSSLIPVDA